A stretch of Paracoccus sp. MA DNA encodes these proteins:
- a CDS encoding efflux RND transporter periplasmic adaptor subunit — MPRLTMLIFAALLLAAPVRAETALPVEFVQVQRTELTFDAALAGTIQAKDSVDIGFRLGGRVTEVLVREGDHVAEGQALARTDPLQQEQALRVAQAGVASAEAAEAQARQALERAQAMLNRGVGTRAALDAASQALSAASGGLAQARSALGQAQRALEDTVIRAPADAIVTARRAEPGQIVGAAQAVISLASATGREAVFQTPDTPLLRGAIGAPVTLTGIDLADLDMRARVTEIAPLVDPATGSVTVRAEIEDAPPTASLLGAAVRGAVHFPAGTGIAVPWTALTAADGKPAVWLVGDDGRVSLASVQIERFANGTVILRAGIEPGQTVVGAGSQLLYPGREVADASKPSRQE, encoded by the coding sequence ATGCCACGCCTGACCATGCTGATCTTTGCAGCGCTTCTGCTGGCCGCGCCGGTCCGGGCCGAGACGGCGCTGCCGGTTGAGTTCGTGCAGGTCCAGCGGACCGAGCTGACCTTCGACGCCGCCCTGGCCGGGACGATCCAGGCCAAGGACAGCGTCGATATCGGCTTCCGCCTGGGCGGGCGCGTCACCGAGGTGCTGGTGCGCGAGGGCGACCACGTCGCCGAGGGCCAGGCCCTGGCGCGGACCGATCCGCTGCAGCAGGAACAGGCGCTGCGCGTGGCGCAGGCGGGGGTCGCCTCGGCCGAGGCGGCCGAAGCCCAGGCCCGCCAGGCCCTGGAGCGCGCCCAGGCGATGCTGAATCGCGGCGTGGGCACCCGCGCGGCGCTGGATGCCGCAAGCCAGGCGCTGTCGGCGGCCAGCGGCGGCCTGGCGCAGGCCCGCTCTGCCCTGGGCCAGGCGCAGCGCGCGCTGGAGGACACGGTGATCCGGGCCCCCGCGGATGCCATCGTCACCGCCCGCCGGGCCGAGCCGGGCCAGATCGTGGGCGCGGCGCAGGCGGTGATCTCGCTGGCTTCGGCGACGGGACGCGAGGCGGTGTTCCAGACCCCCGACACGCCGCTGCTGCGCGGCGCGATCGGCGCGCCGGTGACGCTGACCGGCATCGATCTTGCCGATCTGGATATGCGGGCGCGGGTGACCGAGATCGCGCCCCTGGTCGATCCGGCCACGGGCTCGGTCACGGTGCGGGCCGAGATCGAGGATGCCCCGCCGACCGCCAGCCTGCTGGGCGCGGCGGTGCGGGGGGCGGTGCATTTCCCGGCCGGCACCGGCATCGCCGTGCCCTGGACCGCGCTGACCGCCGCGGATGGGAAACCGGCCGTCTGGCTGGTGGGGGACGACGGCCGCGTCTCGCTGGCCTCGGTCCAGATCGAGCGTTTCGCCAACGGCACGGTGATCCTGCGCGCCGGCATCGAACCCGGCCAGACCGTGGTCGGGGCCGGATCGCAGCTGCTCTATCCCGGCCGCGAGGTCGCGGACGCATCCAAACCGTCGAGGCAGGAATGA
- a CDS encoding efflux RND transporter periplasmic adaptor subunit yields MMRKTLVPAFLALTLLAGTAAGFTLPWRKPPAQPEAAPRPVVSTLVSDAQAAGHSVPGVIAARIEVALGFQTLGRVTARNVDIGDVVRQGDVLATLNPDDLQGDVRAAQAAVEAAQVELRTAQASAERTRALARRNVASTAQLEQVERALAAAQATEQQAQSELIRARDAEGFAEMRAPFDGVISAVFANAGAVVSAGEPVLRLSTQDGIEAVIDLPDTVLSRVGPGDPYEVWSENEPERILPATVSQIEPVADAVTRTRRIHLALGEDADLRLGALVRARPAGAAAARLVLPEAAILQRDDGAHVWVVSREGDQGTVSLRRIEVLGPPIGRSVTVASGLSPGEEVVIRGIHSLTEGQSVGPGVTP; encoded by the coding sequence ATGATGCGCAAGACCCTGGTCCCGGCATTTCTGGCGCTGACCCTGCTGGCTGGCACGGCAGCGGGCTTCACCCTGCCCTGGCGCAAGCCGCCCGCCCAGCCCGAGGCGGCTCCGCGCCCCGTGGTCAGCACCCTGGTCAGCGACGCCCAGGCCGCCGGGCATTCCGTTCCCGGGGTGATCGCGGCCCGGATCGAGGTCGCCCTGGGCTTCCAGACCCTGGGCCGCGTCACCGCGCGCAATGTCGATATCGGCGATGTGGTCCGCCAGGGCGATGTGCTGGCCACGCTGAACCCGGACGATCTTCAGGGCGATGTCCGCGCCGCCCAGGCGGCGGTCGAGGCGGCGCAGGTGGAGCTGCGCACCGCCCAGGCCAGTGCCGAGCGCACCCGCGCGCTGGCCCGGCGCAACGTCGCCTCGACCGCGCAGCTGGAACAGGTCGAGCGCGCCCTGGCCGCGGCGCAGGCGACCGAGCAGCAGGCCCAGTCCGAGCTGATCCGCGCCCGCGACGCCGAAGGCTTCGCGGAAATGCGCGCGCCTTTCGACGGGGTGATCAGCGCGGTCTTCGCCAATGCCGGCGCCGTGGTCAGCGCCGGCGAGCCGGTGCTGCGGCTTTCGACCCAGGACGGAATCGAGGCGGTGATCGACCTGCCCGATACCGTGCTTTCCCGCGTCGGGCCGGGGGACCCCTACGAGGTCTGGTCGGAAAACGAGCCCGAGCGCATCCTTCCGGCCACCGTCTCGCAGATCGAGCCGGTCGCCGATGCCGTGACCCGGACCCGGCGCATCCACCTGGCGCTTGGCGAGGACGCCGACCTGCGCCTGGGGGCGCTGGTGCGTGCCCGGCCCGCCGGCGCCGCCGCCGCGCGGCTGGTCCTGCCCGAGGCCGCGATCCTGCAGCGCGACGACGGCGCGCATGTCTGGGTGGTCAGCCGCGAGGGCGACCAAGGCACCGTCTCGCTGCGCCGGATCGAGGTCCTGGGCCCGCCGATCGGCCGGAGCGTCACCGTCGCCTCGGGTCTGTCCCCGGGCGAGGAGGTGGTGATCCGCGGCATCCATTCCCTGACCGAGGGCCAATCCGTGGGACCAGGCGTGACACCATGA
- a CDS encoding efflux RND transporter permease subunit, which yields MTRRGFNLSDWALHHRSLVWFLLIVSMVAGTLSYLRLGREEDPNFTIKIMVISASLPGATIEDTLNQVTTRIETKLEELDELKFTRSVTMPGQSVVYLELDPTIRGPQVPEVWKRVRNMMSDIRPEFPQEFQGFQFNDDFGDVFGNIYAFTSDGFTQRELRDRVEDIRKQVQALPMAGKTSLLGVRKEQIYLEFSSARLASLGLNHNQVVQTLAVQNAISPSGIVQAGPEQVLVRVGGQFDDAASIAAVNLRVGDRFFNIGDVATVQRGYEDPPSALFRYNGKPAIGLQIGMRDGGNILEFGQEVDALMAEVARGLPIGIEMAKFADQPHVVDEAVGHFVQALVEAVAIVLLVSFVSLGLRAGLVVTLTIPLVLAITFVILDVYGITLQRISLGALIIALGLLVDDAMIAIETMISRLEVGDSLESAASYAWSSIAFPMLTGTLVTVAGFIPIGLNSSAAGEFTFSLFVVIAVSLIVSWIVAVLFAPLLGVTMLPATMAHKPERPSWLRRQFHGLLLWGMRRKWLTIAITMAVFGASVVGMRFVEQQFFPTSDRTEIILDVTERANASIAKTDADMARIEAMLAEEPDALFWTTYVGRGAPRFVLSMDVPTPGPYMGQIVIQTPDLAARDRLKARLVEFGQRELIGTDLYVKNLEIGPPVGKPVQYRVSSPDLDQARDAARELAALLATEPRLRDIALDWNEPARVVRLQVNQDQARRLGLTNEDISGALSGTFNGRTITQLRDGIFLIDVTARGSQADRESLESIQNLQLATPTGMPIPLASLAQLEYDTEQPLIMQRDGLPTVTVKADIASKDQPATLVEALADKVARFQAGLPPGVRVTVGGTVETSAESQEPIAAVVPIMLLIMAALVMVQMQGFRLSFIVFAAAPLGLIGVVAALLPFGVPMGFVAILGILALIGILIRNSVILVHEVQELIARGHARWDAVFEASDSRARPILLTAAAASLALIPISRQVFWGPMAFAMMGGIIAGTLVTLIFVPALYCAVFGVRPPEGDPMPSPEDRARAAAHE from the coding sequence ATGACCCGACGCGGCTTCAATCTTTCCGACTGGGCGCTGCACCACCGTTCGCTGGTGTGGTTCCTGCTGATCGTCTCGATGGTCGCCGGCACGCTGAGCTATCTGCGCCTCGGCCGCGAGGAGGACCCGAATTTCACCATCAAGATCATGGTGATCAGCGCCTCGCTGCCCGGCGCCACCATCGAGGACACGCTGAATCAGGTCACCACCCGGATCGAGACCAAGCTCGAGGAGCTGGACGAGCTGAAATTCACCCGCTCGGTCACCATGCCGGGCCAGTCGGTCGTCTATCTGGAGCTGGACCCGACCATCCGCGGCCCGCAGGTCCCCGAGGTCTGGAAGCGGGTCCGCAACATGATGTCGGACATCCGCCCGGAATTCCCCCAGGAATTCCAGGGCTTCCAGTTCAACGACGATTTCGGCGACGTCTTCGGCAATATCTACGCCTTCACCTCGGACGGCTTCACCCAGCGCGAGCTGCGCGACCGGGTCGAGGACATCCGCAAGCAGGTCCAGGCGCTGCCCATGGCGGGCAAGACCTCGCTGCTGGGGGTGCGCAAGGAACAGATCTATCTGGAATTCTCCTCGGCGCGGCTGGCCTCGCTGGGGCTGAACCACAACCAGGTGGTGCAGACGCTGGCGGTGCAGAACGCCATCTCGCCCTCGGGGATCGTGCAGGCCGGGCCCGAGCAGGTGCTGGTGCGCGTCGGCGGCCAGTTCGACGACGCGGCCTCGATCGCGGCGGTGAACCTGCGGGTCGGCGACCGCTTCTTCAACATCGGCGACGTGGCGACCGTGCAGCGCGGCTACGAGGACCCGCCCAGCGCGCTGTTCCGCTATAATGGCAAGCCGGCCATCGGCCTGCAGATCGGCATGCGCGACGGCGGCAACATCCTGGAATTCGGCCAGGAGGTCGATGCGCTGATGGCCGAGGTGGCGCGCGGCCTGCCCATCGGCATCGAGATGGCCAAGTTCGCCGACCAGCCGCATGTGGTGGACGAGGCGGTCGGTCATTTCGTCCAGGCCCTGGTCGAGGCGGTGGCCATCGTGCTGCTGGTCAGCTTCGTCAGCCTGGGCCTGCGCGCCGGGCTGGTGGTGACGCTGACCATTCCGCTGGTTCTGGCGATCACCTTCGTGATCCTGGACGTCTATGGCATCACCCTGCAGCGCATCTCGCTCGGGGCGTTGATCATCGCGCTGGGGCTGCTGGTCGACGACGCGATGATCGCCATCGAGACGATGATCTCGCGGCTCGAGGTCGGCGACAGCCTGGAGAGCGCCGCCAGCTACGCCTGGAGTTCCATCGCCTTCCCGATGCTGACCGGCACGCTGGTCACGGTGGCGGGCTTCATCCCCATCGGGCTGAACAGCTCGGCGGCCGGCGAGTTCACCTTTTCGCTGTTCGTGGTGATCGCGGTCTCGCTGATCGTCAGCTGGATCGTGGCGGTGCTGTTCGCGCCGCTTCTGGGCGTCACCATGCTGCCCGCGACCATGGCGCACAAGCCGGAGCGGCCGAGCTGGCTCAGGCGGCAGTTCCACGGCCTGCTGCTTTGGGGGATGCGGCGCAAATGGCTGACCATCGCCATCACCATGGCCGTCTTCGGCGCCTCGGTGGTCGGCATGCGCTTCGTCGAGCAGCAGTTCTTCCCGACCTCGGACCGGACCGAGATCATCCTGGACGTGACCGAACGCGCCAATGCCTCGATCGCCAAGACCGATGCCGACATGGCCAGGATCGAGGCGATGCTGGCCGAGGAACCGGACGCGCTGTTCTGGACCACCTATGTCGGCCGCGGCGCGCCGCGCTTCGTGCTGTCGATGGATGTGCCGACCCCCGGCCCCTATATGGGCCAGATCGTGATCCAGACCCCGGATCTGGCGGCGCGCGACCGGCTCAAGGCGCGGCTGGTCGAATTCGGCCAGCGCGAGCTGATCGGCACCGACCTCTATGTCAAGAATCTCGAGATCGGGCCGCCGGTCGGCAAGCCGGTGCAATACCGCGTCTCGTCGCCCGACCTGGACCAGGCGCGCGACGCGGCGCGAGAGCTTGCCGCGCTGCTGGCGACCGAGCCGCGGCTGCGCGACATCGCGCTGGACTGGAACGAGCCCGCCCGGGTGGTGCGGCTGCAGGTGAACCAGGACCAGGCGCGCCGGCTGGGGCTGACGAACGAGGATATCTCGGGGGCGCTGTCGGGCACGTTCAACGGCCGCACCATCACCCAGCTGCGCGACGGGATCTTCCTGATCGACGTCACGGCGCGCGGTTCGCAGGCGGATCGCGAATCGCTGGAATCGATCCAGAACCTGCAGCTGGCCACGCCCACCGGCATGCCGATCCCGCTCGCCTCGCTGGCGCAGCTGGAATACGATACCGAACAGCCGCTGATCATGCAGCGCGACGGGTTGCCGACGGTGACGGTCAAGGCCGATATCGCCAGCAAGGACCAGCCGGCCACGCTGGTCGAGGCGCTGGCCGACAAGGTCGCGCGCTTCCAGGCCGGATTGCCCCCCGGCGTCCGGGTGACGGTGGGCGGCACGGTCGAGACCTCGGCCGAAAGCCAGGAGCCCATCGCCGCGGTAGTGCCGATCATGCTGCTGATCATGGCGGCCCTGGTCATGGTGCAGATGCAGGGCTTCCGGCTGTCCTTCATCGTCTTTGCCGCCGCGCCGCTGGGACTGATCGGCGTGGTGGCGGCGCTTCTGCCCTTCGGCGTGCCGATGGGCTTCGTCGCCATCCTGGGCATCCTGGCGCTGATCGGCATCCTGATCCGCAATTCGGTCATCCTGGTGCACGAGGTGCAGGAACTGATCGCGCGCGGCCATGCCAGATGGGACGCGGTTTTCGAGGCTTCGGACAGCCGCGCCCGCCCGATCCTGCTGACGGCGGCGGCTGCCAGCCTGGCGCTGATCCCGATCTCGCGGCAGGTGTTCTGGGGGCCGATGGCCTTTGCCATGATGGGCGGCATCATCGCCGGCACGCTGGTCACGCTGATCTTCGTCCCGGCGCTTTATTGCGCGGTCTTCGGCGTGCGCCCGCCCGAAGGCGACCCGATGCCCAGCCCCGAGGACCGCGCCCGCGCCGCCGCGCATGAATGA